From the genome of Papaver somniferum cultivar HN1 chromosome 2, ASM357369v1, whole genome shotgun sequence, one region includes:
- the LOC113349297 gene encoding uncharacterized protein LOC113349297 isoform X1 has product MDNQLASPAKASADRSERQRPPIPKAAPWLVFPHGKGREFQNFYNPCEPSNRNCIKSIPEMQGKACYHKPSHQGWLTVIGNTEDNLNLYDCSLWNPVSSETIQLPNLDSQSFNTESKQYSLYDLVLSSPPLQSNISDPDDLGCIVCLLFKLVDQFKMQNRKDLHVLAFCRPGDKQWRTKVLSLTAPGDDRNILSIESLVCFRSKLYAFCNASLEDGWVIQIEIQKLGHQVGDNEQSRHIKIIRLEHADFTWIGGGEENSCYLEQWVESGNEIFKVHFNCSPRGYRKVASTHIFKLDFSSMTWVLLKSLDDHVLFLCSNMDMEDSRKCYSTSTACCCAADMGLERGCLFYTLLEDQSLYTFELEDNATTVIMPCLQLPNPWFPPTWIMMPTTENRHMDGKRKKITDFLVSQDTTETSIGEENMSRLNNSVDELEALKRWDFLTQFDITVEIARFLHPVDYIHFRLTCKENSAILPALNRVWVSKRATTTTYISPWLISIFEDNGDNVCNMIDPMHGNEKYLMILSDHLLVGATIRFSKDGWLLLSNGKKTVFCYNPFTREMIRLPDLPDNYVLGGMSFSSIPTSRNCSVIAISNWFEISGYNEINFLVTRPGKSATYWDVYDFDYEDYTEDNFMPCINNPIFYNGAFYCLDYNGMLGVFSMKSFPSWTVLSKSLKQFGGFYPSYLVECDEKLLLVTLGQSGTSVDVYRLDDLEMVWVKLNSLGKHALFISNTSSFSAVAPRSCMENKIYFPRLYGERILYYSLDTCRYHCVGSDQHSLQDFHNTKERFSCTWIEPRLS; this is encoded by the exons ATGGACAACCAATTAGCATCACCAGCAAAGGCATCGGCTGATAGAAGTGAACGGCAGCGTCCACCAATTCCAAAGGCAGCACCTTGGCTTGTTTTTCCGCATGGAAAAGGTAGGGAATTTCAGAATTTCTATAATCCATGTGAACCCAGTAATAGAAATTGCATAAAGTCTATTCCTGAGATGCAAGGGAAAGCATGTTATCATAAACCTTCTCATCAAGGATGGCTAACTGTTATTGGTAACACTGAAGATAACTTAAATTTATATGATTGTTCATTGTGGAATCCTGTATCATCCGAAACCATTCAATTACCTAACCTCGACAGTCAATCTTTTAATACCGAATCAAAACAATATTCTCTGTATGACTTAGTATTATCCTCACCACCTCTTCAAAGTAATATTTCTGATCCAGACGACCTAGGCTGCATCGTATGCCTCCTTTTTAAGCTTGTGGACCAATTTAAAATGCAAAATCGCAAGGATCTGCACGTACTAGCTTTTTGTCGACCTGGAGACAAACAATGGAGAACAAAGGTGTTGTCTCTAACTGCTCCTGGCGACGATCGAAATATACTAAGTATTGAGTCCCTAGTTTGCTTTAGAAGTAAGCTATACGCATTTTGTAATGCATCCCTTGAAGACGGTTGGGTCATACAGATCGAAATACAAAAACTAGGGCACCAGGTTGGCGATAATGAACAAAGCCGACACATAAAAATTATCAGGTTAGAGCATGCCGATTTTACATGGATAGGAGGAGGTGAGGAAAACAGTTGTTACCTGGAACAGTGGGTTGAATCTGGTAATGAAATCTTCAAAGTTCATTTTAATTGCAGTCCAAGAGGATATAGAAAAGTTGCCTCAACACATATCTTCAAGTTGGATTTCTCATCAATGACTTGGGTTTTGTTGAAGTCTCTGGATGATCATGTTCTATTTTTGTGCTCAAACATGGACATGGAAGACTCTAGAAAGTGTTATTCAACTTCCACAGCGTGTTGCTGCGCAGCTGACATGGGTCTTGAAAGGGGTTGCTTGTTTTATACATTACTCGAAGATCAGAGCTTGTACACATTTGAACTTGAAGACAATGCTACTACAGTTATCATGCCATGTTTGCAGCTTCCAAATCCGTGGTTTCCGCCCACTTGGATAATGATGCCCACAACAGAAAACAG GCACATGGAcgggaaaaggaaaaaaataacagATTTTCTAGTAAGCCAAGATACAACTGAAACCAGTATAGGAGAGGAGAACATGAGCAGGTTAAATAATAGCGTAGACGAATTAGAAGCCTTAAAACGGTGGGATTTTCTTACTCAATTTGACATTACAGTGGAGATAGCGAGATTTCTCCATCCAGTGGATTACATCCATTTTCGTTTAACCTGTAAAGAAAATTCTGCAATTCTCCCTGCATTGAACCGAGTATGGGTTTCTAAGAGGGCCACAACAACTACATATATATCTCCATGGCTGATTTCAATCTTTGAAGATAATGGAGACAATGTCTGCAATATGATAGACCCGATGCATGGAAATGAAAAGTACCTTATGATATTATCTGATCATTTACTCGTGGGTGCTACAATCCGCTTTTCAAAAGATGGATGGCTTCTCTTGTCCAACGGGAAAAAAACTGTATTCTGCTACAATCCCTTCACAAGGGAAATGATCCGTCTTCCGGATTTACCTGATAACTATGTACTTGGTGGTATGTCATTCTCGTCGATACCAACCTCTCGCAATTGCTCGGTAATTGCAATCTCCAATTGGTTTGAAATATCAGGTTATAATGAGATAAATTTCTTGGTCACAAGACCGGGAAAGAGTGCAACTTATTGGGATGTTTATGACTTTGATTATGAAGACTACACCGAGGACAACTTTATGCCGTGTATTAACAACCCGATTTTCTACAATGGAGCTTTCTACTGCTTGGATTATAATGGAATGTTAGGAGTTTTTAGCATGAAAAGTTTCCCCAGTTGGACGGTACTTTCGAAGTCTTTGAAACAATTTGGTGGTTTTTATCCAAGTTATTTGGTGGAGTGTGATGAAAAGCTGTTACTAGTGACTTTAGGACAGAGTGGAACATCCGTAGATGTTTATAGATTGGATGATTTGGAGATGGTCTGGGTAAAACTGAACAGTTTGGGAAAGCATGCGTTGTTCATCAGCAATACATCCAGTTTTTCAGCAGTCGCCCCACGTAGTTGCATGGAGAACAAAATCTACTTCCCTAGATTATACGGCGAAAGGATTTTATACTATTCTCTTGATACATGTAGGTATCATTGTGTTGGAAGTGATCAACATTCTTTGCAGGATTTTCATAATACGAAGGAAAGATTTAGTTGCACTTGGATTGAGCCTAGATTGTCTTAG
- the LOC113349298 gene encoding uncharacterized protein LOC113349298: MEYWEFIILSEWLMVARGKNENGEFIKLKGPNFKGGATEIFFPAGKLNEGWLSVVHSMKALNVENVVGKTFTSDEEVSLSPTFGPQKALNAPDSVAATTFKGGLDVISWNQMIVIKASNNVKDWKAIGFELGKSFKFNNNFHFQPFSSIQALFCIKNPSEREFLFNYGVWNQWDLDFTFVAWSSKEDTILSNPIQITKPSWVLVRGVPFSLWNSKTFESIGAKCGGLIQVSPYSVNGWDILVLKLQVKAPLRALSDGGLY, translated from the coding sequence ATGGAATACTGGGAGTTTATTATTCTTAGTGAGTGGCTGATGGTCGCTAGAGGGAAGAACGAAAATGGTGAATTCATTAAGCTCAAGGGTCCAAACTTCAAAGGTGGAGCTACTGAAATATTCTTCCCTGCTGGTAAACTAAACGAGGGTTGGCTGTCTGTTGTTCACTCAATGAAGGCCTTAAATGTGGAGAATGTTGTTGGTAAAACTTTTACCTCAGATGAAGAGGTTTCTTTGTCTCCGACTTTTGGTCCACAAAAAGCATTAAATGCTCCAGATTCAGTAGCTGCAACTACATTTAAAGGAGGGCTTGACGTTATCAGTTGGAATCAAATGATTGTTATTAAAGCCAGCAACAATGTTAAGGACTGGAAAGCTATAGGGTTCGAGCTTGGGAAATCGTTCAAGTTTAACAACAATTtccattttcaacctttctcctcCATTCAAGCGTTGTTTTGCATCAAAAACCCATCGGAGAGAGAGTTTCTCTTTAATTACGGTGTTTGGAATCAGTGGGATTTGGATTTTACATTTGTTGCATGGTCATCTAAGGAGGATACTATCTTATCAAACCCGATTCAGATTACAAAACCCAGCTGGGTTCTTGTAAGAGGTGTTCCATTTTCATTATGGAACTCTAAAACTTTTGAGTCGATTGGTGCGAAGTGTGGCGGACTAATCCAAGTTTCTCCTTATTCTGTGAATGGCTGGGATATTTTAGTCCTTAAGTTGCAGGTCAAAGCCCCCTTAAGAGCTCTCTCGGATGGAGGTCTCTATTGA
- the LOC113349297 gene encoding F-box/kelch-repeat protein At1g57790-like isoform X2: MTWVLLKSLDDHVLFLCSNMDMEDSRKCYSTSTACCCAADMGLERGCLFYTLLEDQSLYTFELEDNATTVIMPCLQLPNPWFPPTWIMMPTTENRHMDGKRKKITDFLVSQDTTETSIGEENMSRLNNSVDELEALKRWDFLTQFDITVEIARFLHPVDYIHFRLTCKENSAILPALNRVWVSKRATTTTYISPWLISIFEDNGDNVCNMIDPMHGNEKYLMILSDHLLVGATIRFSKDGWLLLSNGKKTVFCYNPFTREMIRLPDLPDNYVLGGMSFSSIPTSRNCSVIAISNWFEISGYNEINFLVTRPGKSATYWDVYDFDYEDYTEDNFMPCINNPIFYNGAFYCLDYNGMLGVFSMKSFPSWTVLSKSLKQFGGFYPSYLVECDEKLLLVTLGQSGTSVDVYRLDDLEMVWVKLNSLGKHALFISNTSSFSAVAPRSCMENKIYFPRLYGERILYYSLDTCRYHCVGSDQHSLQDFHNTKERFSCTWIEPRLS, encoded by the exons ATGACTTGGGTTTTGTTGAAGTCTCTGGATGATCATGTTCTATTTTTGTGCTCAAACATGGACATGGAAGACTCTAGAAAGTGTTATTCAACTTCCACAGCGTGTTGCTGCGCAGCTGACATGGGTCTTGAAAGGGGTTGCTTGTTTTATACATTACTCGAAGATCAGAGCTTGTACACATTTGAACTTGAAGACAATGCTACTACAGTTATCATGCCATGTTTGCAGCTTCCAAATCCGTGGTTTCCGCCCACTTGGATAATGATGCCCACAACAGAAAACAG GCACATGGAcgggaaaaggaaaaaaataacagATTTTCTAGTAAGCCAAGATACAACTGAAACCAGTATAGGAGAGGAGAACATGAGCAGGTTAAATAATAGCGTAGACGAATTAGAAGCCTTAAAACGGTGGGATTTTCTTACTCAATTTGACATTACAGTGGAGATAGCGAGATTTCTCCATCCAGTGGATTACATCCATTTTCGTTTAACCTGTAAAGAAAATTCTGCAATTCTCCCTGCATTGAACCGAGTATGGGTTTCTAAGAGGGCCACAACAACTACATATATATCTCCATGGCTGATTTCAATCTTTGAAGATAATGGAGACAATGTCTGCAATATGATAGACCCGATGCATGGAAATGAAAAGTACCTTATGATATTATCTGATCATTTACTCGTGGGTGCTACAATCCGCTTTTCAAAAGATGGATGGCTTCTCTTGTCCAACGGGAAAAAAACTGTATTCTGCTACAATCCCTTCACAAGGGAAATGATCCGTCTTCCGGATTTACCTGATAACTATGTACTTGGTGGTATGTCATTCTCGTCGATACCAACCTCTCGCAATTGCTCGGTAATTGCAATCTCCAATTGGTTTGAAATATCAGGTTATAATGAGATAAATTTCTTGGTCACAAGACCGGGAAAGAGTGCAACTTATTGGGATGTTTATGACTTTGATTATGAAGACTACACCGAGGACAACTTTATGCCGTGTATTAACAACCCGATTTTCTACAATGGAGCTTTCTACTGCTTGGATTATAATGGAATGTTAGGAGTTTTTAGCATGAAAAGTTTCCCCAGTTGGACGGTACTTTCGAAGTCTTTGAAACAATTTGGTGGTTTTTATCCAAGTTATTTGGTGGAGTGTGATGAAAAGCTGTTACTAGTGACTTTAGGACAGAGTGGAACATCCGTAGATGTTTATAGATTGGATGATTTGGAGATGGTCTGGGTAAAACTGAACAGTTTGGGAAAGCATGCGTTGTTCATCAGCAATACATCCAGTTTTTCAGCAGTCGCCCCACGTAGTTGCATGGAGAACAAAATCTACTTCCCTAGATTATACGGCGAAAGGATTTTATACTATTCTCTTGATACATGTAGGTATCATTGTGTTGGAAGTGATCAACATTCTTTGCAGGATTTTCATAATACGAAGGAAAGATTTAGTTGCACTTGGATTGAGCCTAGATTGTCTTAG